A genomic region of Zea mays cultivar B73 chromosome 6, Zm-B73-REFERENCE-NAM-5.0, whole genome shotgun sequence contains the following coding sequences:
- the LOC100273921 gene encoding putative ARF GTPase-activating domain family protein, translating into MGSRVKEDERNEKIIRGLLKLPGNRRCINCNSLGPQYVCTSFSTFICTNCSGIHREFSHRVKSVSMAKFTSQEVSALQEGGNERAKEIYFKHWDLQGPVIDSSDVHRLRNFIKNVYVERRYSDQRIGEHLAQAKKPSSSRTDDPSPATFKDAKLYMSKNLIDFDSDLEPPQGVAQTDIQKGSSPQTDVGWATFDDATSKKTTTMPSTSSTNFLEGPMLQIADLTSAPQIRFSNAKSLSFAPSNRGNQLNQQNFSPVNTTQYSNTLLNRATSAPVHSQDIFAMSYRPVSSAWNWQPNPSVNMQYGQHRTHYPVGIVNTTQLAHPYPVNPVSLAGGPASAHASTRFPSLTSMQEALPNLGSTAVLSRAPVHQYMVQQHTVQVPNYTFPSGYEGTRGIAATASTYGLPPMDQRLAAQNLQVMNHGSLPRVGGNPFA; encoded by the exons ATGGGGAGCAGGGTGAAGGAGGACGAGAGGAACGAGAAGATCATCCGGGGTCTGCTCAAGCTCCCTGGCAACCGCCGGTGCATCAACTGCAACAGCCTG GGGCCACAATATGTATGCACAAGCTTCTCTACTTTCATCTGTACTAATTGCAGCGGGATACA CCGAGAGTTCAGTCATCGTGTAAAATCAGTATCGATGGCTAAATTCACTTCCCAAGAAGTTTCGGCACTTCAGGAAGGGGGCAATGAG CGTGCTAAGGAAATCTATTTCAAGCATTGGGACTTGCAAGGCCCTGTTATTGACAGTAG TGATGTACATAGACTCAGAAATTTCATCAAGAATGTATATGTTGAACGGAGATATTCAGACCAAAGAATTGGCGAACATTTAGCGCAAGCAAAG AAACCATCATCTTCGAGGACCGACGATCCCAGCCCTGCAACATTCAAAGATGCTAAATTATATATGTCAAAAAATCTGATTGACTTCGATTCAGATCTGGAACCTCCTCAAGGTGTTGCTCAGACTGATATTCAGAAGGGCTCTTCACCTCAAACAGATGTTGGTTGGGCAACTTTTGATGATGCTACATCCAAAAAAACTACAACCATGCCTTCAACTTCCAGTACTAATTTTTTGGAGGGTCCAATGCTACAGATCGCCGATTTGACATCAGCACCACAAATTAGATTTTCAAATGCCAAGTCCTTGTCTTTTGCCCCGTCAAATCGTGGAAACCAACTGAACCAACAGAATTTCTCTCCTGTGAATACTACACAGTACAGCAATACTCTGTTGAACAGAGCTACTAGTGCTCCAGTGCATAGCCAG GATATTTTTGCAATGAGCTATCGTCCAGTATCTTCAGCCTGGAACTGGCAACCAAATCCCAGTGTAAACATGCAGTACGGACAACATCGCACGCATTATCCTGTTGGGATTGTAAAT ACAACTCAACTTGCCCATCCATATCCAGTGAATCCTGTTAGCTTGGCAGGAGGGCCTGCATCGGCTCATGCCTCCACCAGG TTTCCTTCTTTAACTTCTATGCAAGAAGCATTACCAAATCTGGGCAGTACCGCAGTGCTGTCGCGTGCTCCAG TTCATCAGTACATGGTTCAGCAACATACAGTTCAAGTACCGAATTATACTTTCCCCTCCGG ATATGAAGGAACCAGAGGGATCGCCGCAACTGCCAGCACATACGGATTACCTCCAATGGATCAGCGTTTGGCTGCGCAGAATCTGCAGGTCATGAACCACGGTTCTTTACCCCGAGTTGGTGGGA
- the LOC100273921 gene encoding putative ARF GTPase-activating domain family protein isoform X1 codes for MGSRVKEDERNEKIIRGLLKLPGNRRCINCNSLGPQYVCTSFSTFICTNCSGIHREFSHRVKSVSMAKFTSQEVSALQEGGNERAKEIYFKHWDLQGPVIDSSDVHRLRNFIKNVYVERRYSDQRIGEHLAQAKIQGNQDSYGNSNADSSPGVLRSAYVGTYEDNHDLKRTKESLSENQNNSNGHPVSSTVDQNNNSTMAREKVDLRSHLRPDDLLKTDGKSENNQKKPSSSRTDDPSPATFKDAKLYMSKNLIDFDSDLEPPQGVAQTDIQKGSSPQTDVGWATFDDATSKKTTTMPSTSSTNFLEGPMLQIADLTSAPQIRFSNAKSLSFAPSNRGNQLNQQNFSPVNTTQYSNTLLNRATSAPVHSQDIFAMSYRPVSSAWNWQPNPSVNMQYGQHRTHYPVGIVNTTQLAHPYPVNPVSLAGGPASAHASTRFPSLTSMQEALPNLGSTAVLSRAPVHQYMVQQHTVQVPNYTFPSGYEGTRGIAATASTYGLPPMDQRLAAQNLQVMNHGSLPRVGGNPFA; via the exons ATGGGGAGCAGGGTGAAGGAGGACGAGAGGAACGAGAAGATCATCCGGGGTCTGCTCAAGCTCCCTGGCAACCGCCGGTGCATCAACTGCAACAGCCTG GGGCCACAATATGTATGCACAAGCTTCTCTACTTTCATCTGTACTAATTGCAGCGGGATACA CCGAGAGTTCAGTCATCGTGTAAAATCAGTATCGATGGCTAAATTCACTTCCCAAGAAGTTTCGGCACTTCAGGAAGGGGGCAATGAG CGTGCTAAGGAAATCTATTTCAAGCATTGGGACTTGCAAGGCCCTGTTATTGACAGTAG TGATGTACATAGACTCAGAAATTTCATCAAGAATGTATATGTTGAACGGAGATATTCAGACCAAAGAATTGGCGAACATTTAGCGCAAGCAAAG ATCCAGGGTAATCAGGACTCTTATGGAAATAGCAatgcagattcatctccaggagtTTTAAGAAGTGCATATGTTGGAACTTATGAAGATAATCACGATCTAAAGCGCACCAAAGAAAGTCTCTCAGAAAATCAAAACAATTCTAATGGACATCCAGTGAGTAGTACAGTAGACCAAAATAATAATTCTACAATGGCGAGAGAAAAGGTCGACCTTAGAAGCCATCTGCGTCCAGACGATCTCTTGAAAACTGATGGAAAGTCAGAAAATAATCAGAAG AAACCATCATCTTCGAGGACCGACGATCCCAGCCCTGCAACATTCAAAGATGCTAAATTATATATGTCAAAAAATCTGATTGACTTCGATTCAGATCTGGAACCTCCTCAAGGTGTTGCTCAGACTGATATTCAGAAGGGCTCTTCACCTCAAACAGATGTTGGTTGGGCAACTTTTGATGATGCTACATCCAAAAAAACTACAACCATGCCTTCAACTTCCAGTACTAATTTTTTGGAGGGTCCAATGCTACAGATCGCCGATTTGACATCAGCACCACAAATTAGATTTTCAAATGCCAAGTCCTTGTCTTTTGCCCCGTCAAATCGTGGAAACCAACTGAACCAACAGAATTTCTCTCCTGTGAATACTACACAGTACAGCAATACTCTGTTGAACAGAGCTACTAGTGCTCCAGTGCATAGCCAG GATATTTTTGCAATGAGCTATCGTCCAGTATCTTCAGCCTGGAACTGGCAACCAAATCCCAGTGTAAACATGCAGTACGGACAACATCGCACGCATTATCCTGTTGGGATTGTAAAT ACAACTCAACTTGCCCATCCATATCCAGTGAATCCTGTTAGCTTGGCAGGAGGGCCTGCATCGGCTCATGCCTCCACCAGG TTTCCTTCTTTAACTTCTATGCAAGAAGCATTACCAAATCTGGGCAGTACCGCAGTGCTGTCGCGTGCTCCAG TTCATCAGTACATGGTTCAGCAACATACAGTTCAAGTACCGAATTATACTTTCCCCTCCGG ATATGAAGGAACCAGAGGGATCGCCGCAACTGCCAGCACATACGGATTACCTCCAATGGATCAGCGTTTGGCTGCGCAGAATCTGCAGGTCATGAACCACGGTTCTTTACCCCGAGTTGGTGGGA